The Xanthomonas fragariae genome has a segment encoding these proteins:
- a CDS encoding group I truncated hemoglobin, with the protein MNRWLRWSLSCVLGLMSACATTPPRQTLYDELGGQAGIESLVETMLSRIADDQRIVDKFARVNIVMLNERLVQKFCHVADGPCPDTAKSMKQAHAHLAIREGDFNALVEDLNWAMDQRHIPRRTQNRLLERLAAMHGEIVNH; encoded by the coding sequence ATGAACCGATGGCTGCGCTGGTCTTTGTCGTGCGTGCTGGGTCTGATGAGTGCCTGCGCCACCACGCCACCGCGCCAGACGCTCTATGACGAGCTCGGCGGGCAGGCCGGGATCGAGTCGCTGGTGGAAACCATGCTGTCGCGCATTGCCGACGATCAACGCATCGTCGACAAGTTCGCGCGCGTCAACATCGTCATGCTCAACGAGCGCTTGGTTCAGAAGTTCTGCCATGTCGCCGATGGGCCGTGCCCGGATACCGCCAAGTCGATGAAACAGGCGCATGCGCATCTGGCAATTCGCGAAGGCGACTTCAACGCATTGGTCGAGGATCTGAACTGGGCGATGGATCAGCGCCACATCCCTCGTCGCACGCAAAATCGCTTGCTTGAGCGTCTGGCGGCCATGCATGGCGAAATTGTCAATCATTGA
- a CDS encoding DUF3034 family protein, which translates to MKYCLRVALVAAVLGGVSTPTYAIAGDGRLLATGGVSMIEGSSGGGIVPWATLSGYGTRDELGTVLFATHMDSGDYRLDVQGAALTVGNRLELSLARQRLDLGTLQDRLGLPWNALGQDVVGAKLRLYGDLVYGHAPQVSLGVQYKRLRDGTLPLAIGARDDHGTDVFISASRLFLQGAGGYQLLLNGTLRATRANQTGLLGFGGDRRNSYRLVAEASAAVILSPSLAVGVEYRDKPNNLGFAGEQAWADAFVAWFPSKHVSLTAAWADLGDVATLIDQSGPYLSLQVAF; encoded by the coding sequence ATGAAGTACTGCCTACGCGTCGCGCTGGTTGCCGCGGTATTGGGCGGGGTGAGCACACCAACGTACGCAATTGCCGGGGATGGGCGTCTGCTCGCCACTGGCGGCGTATCGATGATTGAAGGCAGCAGCGGAGGTGGCATCGTCCCCTGGGCCACGTTGTCCGGCTATGGCACGCGCGATGAACTCGGCACCGTGCTGTTCGCCACGCATATGGATAGCGGCGATTACCGGCTCGACGTGCAGGGTGCCGCGCTTACCGTCGGCAATCGGCTGGAACTCTCGCTTGCGCGTCAGCGTCTGGACCTGGGCACATTGCAGGATCGGCTCGGACTGCCGTGGAATGCGCTCGGCCAGGATGTAGTCGGCGCCAAGCTGCGTCTGTACGGTGATCTTGTGTACGGGCACGCGCCTCAAGTCAGTCTCGGCGTGCAGTACAAGCGCCTGCGCGACGGCACGCTGCCCTTGGCCATCGGTGCGCGCGACGATCACGGTACCGATGTCTTCATCAGCGCCAGTCGATTGTTCCTGCAGGGGGCTGGCGGTTATCAGTTGCTGCTCAATGGCACGCTACGGGCAACGCGCGCCAATCAGACCGGCTTGCTGGGTTTCGGTGGCGATCGCCGCAACAGCTATCGGTTGGTTGCCGAAGCCAGTGCTGCCGTCATATTGTCGCCCTCCTTGGCGGTGGGTGTTGAATATCGCGACAAGCCCAATAATCTTGGCTTTGCGGGCGAACAGGCCTGGGCGGATGCCTTCGTTGCCTGGTTTCCCAGCAAACATGTGTCGTTGACCGCAGCCTGGGCCGATCTTGGCGATGTCGCTACGCTCATCGATCAGAGCGGTCCTTATCTTTCCCTGCAGGTAGCGTTTTGA
- a CDS encoding putative bifunctional diguanylate cyclase/phosphodiesterase — protein sequence MKAMRLHTRIAALLVLVVLATQALTFIAVQLATERSVKVQLGEELQIGERVWQRINVRRDEQLMQSASVLADDFGFRAAVASGDVPTMQSALRNHAARMSAQTAVLLSPDGEFLTGLADVPQAEQLRAVQALLQQAQLDGRAVGVVALDQHIVRLAVVQVLAPSRVGWIAIGNESGDGLAQDFRSTTGLDATFFTDGPPVRVLASTLEPAALAEFAQQLPSAEKVHAASIPLTLGQSRYLVKLQSIQGGHVRVALQASLDRAVAPYRTLKLRILLLAGLATAAALGVAIFLARSVSKPVAQLVQAARRIQRGDYDTAVQVPPGRELAELADSFGRMQQQIASREQHILHQARHDALTGLPNRIWLLERLKQVVEQTVASGGTAAVMILDLERFKELNDSLGHDFADQVLVEAGRRLVDVVQEPNLVGRLGSDEFMVVVTQADAASVQQDAQRLLLQLRRPLVLPQARIQLEASIGIALIPEHGADPDTLLRRADIARRQVSDATTIGVSVYRMGLDERHLRRLQLTGDLRQAIGGNELTLRFQPKICLRTDHVEQVEVLVRWQHPVLGPIGPDEFIPLAEHSGVIHPLTRFVLDEALRCQAQWRKQGLELGMAINLSALDLSDPGLPDFVRDRLEQHAVPAQSITLELTESSLMRDVESALHMLHQLRSVGVRLSIDDFGTGYSSLAQLKRMPVNELKIDKSFVMQLAEGTDDAFIVRSTIDLGHNLGLSVIAEGVENATALALLRTYGCDMVQGYLYAPPLEDAPLVAWCMRQLGMTPAAHAGAQR from the coding sequence ATGAAGGCGATGCGCCTGCATACGCGCATCGCTGCTTTGCTGGTTCTGGTCGTGCTGGCAACGCAGGCGTTGACTTTCATCGCAGTGCAACTGGCGACCGAGCGCAGCGTCAAGGTACAGCTCGGCGAAGAACTGCAGATCGGCGAGCGCGTCTGGCAACGCATCAATGTGCGGCGCGATGAGCAGCTAATGCAGTCGGCTTCGGTGCTGGCGGATGATTTTGGCTTTCGTGCGGCGGTGGCCAGTGGCGATGTGCCGACCATGCAATCGGCATTGCGCAACCATGCCGCGCGCATGTCGGCGCAGACCGCAGTACTGTTGTCGCCGGATGGCGAATTTTTGACCGGGTTGGCCGATGTGCCGCAAGCCGAACAATTGCGTGCGGTGCAGGCCTTGTTGCAGCAGGCGCAGCTTGATGGGCGCGCGGTGGGTGTGGTTGCGTTGGATCAGCACATTGTGCGGTTGGCGGTGGTGCAGGTGCTCGCGCCGAGCCGCGTGGGTTGGATCGCGATCGGCAACGAGTCCGGCGATGGTCTTGCGCAAGATTTCCGCAGTACCACCGGGTTGGATGCAACCTTCTTTACCGACGGCCCGCCCGTGCGCGTGCTGGCATCAACGTTGGAACCGGCCGCGCTTGCAGAGTTCGCTCAGCAATTGCCCAGTGCGGAGAAGGTGCACGCTGCTTCTATCCCATTGACGTTGGGTCAGTCGCGCTATCTGGTCAAGCTGCAGTCGATCCAAGGCGGCCACGTGCGGGTTGCCTTGCAGGCATCGCTGGATCGCGCGGTCGCACCGTATCGCACCCTCAAACTGCGCATCTTGCTGCTTGCTGGGCTGGCCACCGCCGCGGCACTGGGCGTGGCGATTTTCCTGGCACGCAGCGTCAGCAAGCCGGTCGCGCAATTGGTGCAGGCGGCGCGACGCATCCAGCGTGGCGATTACGACACCGCCGTGCAGGTGCCGCCCGGTCGCGAACTCGCCGAGCTGGCCGACAGCTTCGGGCGTATGCAGCAACAGATCGCCAGTCGCGAGCAGCACATCCTGCATCAGGCCCGGCACGACGCCTTGACCGGTCTACCCAACCGCATCTGGTTGCTGGAGCGATTGAAACAGGTGGTGGAGCAGACTGTGGCTTCCGGCGGCACCGCCGCGGTGATGATCCTGGATCTGGAGCGCTTCAAGGAACTCAACGACAGCCTGGGCCACGACTTCGCCGACCAAGTGCTGGTCGAAGCCGGGCGCCGGCTGGTCGATGTGGTGCAGGAGCCGAACCTGGTCGGTCGACTGGGCAGCGACGAATTCATGGTCGTGGTGACCCAGGCCGATGCGGCCAGCGTGCAGCAGGACGCGCAGCGCTTGCTGCTGCAACTGCGTCGCCCATTGGTATTGCCACAGGCACGTATCCAGCTCGAAGCCAGCATCGGCATTGCCTTGATTCCCGAGCATGGTGCCGATCCGGACACCTTGTTGCGGCGCGCCGATATCGCACGGCGTCAGGTCAGCGATGCAACCACCATTGGCGTGAGCGTGTATCGCATGGGCCTGGACGAGCGGCATCTGCGGCGCTTGCAACTCACTGGCGATCTGCGTCAGGCGATCGGCGGCAACGAGCTGACCTTGCGCTTCCAGCCCAAGATCTGTCTGCGCACCGATCACGTCGAACAGGTGGAAGTGCTGGTGCGCTGGCAACACCCGGTGCTCGGCCCGATTGGCCCGGACGAATTCATTCCGCTTGCCGAGCATTCCGGCGTGATCCATCCGCTGACCCGTTTTGTGCTGGATGAGGCGCTGCGCTGCCAGGCGCAATGGCGCAAGCAGGGCTTGGAACTGGGCATGGCGATCAATCTGTCCGCACTCGACCTCTCCGACCCTGGCTTGCCCGATTTCGTGCGCGACCGTCTGGAACAACACGCAGTGCCGGCGCAATCGATCACGCTGGAATTGACCGAAAGCTCCTTGATGCGCGATGTTGAATCCGCGCTGCACATGTTGCACCAGTTACGCAGTGTCGGTGTGCGCTTGTCCATCGATGACTTCGGCACTGGCTATTCCTCGTTGGCCCAACTCAAGCGCATGCCGGTAAACGAATTGAAGATCGACAAGAGCTTCGTCATGCAATTGGCCGAAGGCACCGACGATGCATTTATTGTGCGCAGCACGATTGATCTAGGCCATAACCTCGGCCTCAGCGTGATCGCCGAAGGTGTCGAGAACGCCACTGCGTTGGCGCTGTTGCGCACCTATGGCTGCGACATGGTGCAGGGCTATCTGTACGCGCCGCCGTTGGAAGACGCACCGCTGGTAGCCTGGTGCATGCGCCAGCTGGGAATGACACCGGCAGCACATGCAGGAGCGCAACGATGA
- a CDS encoding methylamine utilization protein, translating into MRTRWFKWVSVVPLLLAYAVAGSVAATSVSVTVADADGLLVDAVVSLEPARPVAASVSKTAEMDQINSQFVPAVLVVRAGTLVRFPNRDQIRHQVYSFSPAKRFELPLFQGTMAASIRFDQAGLVTVGCNIHDWMLGYIVVLETPYFGKTGSAGRVQLEAPAGNYTLRVWHPRIKGAATTEPLVLARAAVQRRVTLQTTGAAPAAAPSDERARALQDKFRRADPKKTHP; encoded by the coding sequence ATGCGGACGCGATGGTTCAAATGGGTAAGTGTGGTCCCTCTGCTATTGGCGTATGCCGTTGCGGGGTCCGTGGCTGCGACGTCTGTCAGTGTCACCGTGGCCGATGCCGATGGCTTACTGGTCGATGCTGTGGTGAGCTTGGAGCCGGCGCGTCCTGTCGCCGCCAGCGTATCCAAGACTGCCGAGATGGATCAGATCAATTCGCAGTTCGTGCCCGCCGTGCTGGTGGTGCGCGCCGGAACATTAGTGCGCTTTCCGAATAGAGATCAGATTCGCCATCAAGTCTATTCATTCTCTCCGGCCAAACGTTTCGAATTGCCCCTATTTCAGGGCACCATGGCTGCGTCGATTCGCTTTGATCAGGCCGGCCTGGTGACGGTCGGCTGCAATATCCACGACTGGATGCTGGGCTATATCGTGGTACTGGAGACGCCCTACTTCGGCAAGACCGGCAGCGCTGGTCGAGTGCAACTTGAGGCGCCCGCGGGCAACTACACGCTGCGGGTCTGGCATCCACGCATCAAGGGCGCTGCGACGACCGAACCGTTGGTGCTTGCGCGCGCTGCAGTGCAACGCCGAGTGACCTTGCAGACCACCGGCGCTGCGCCGGCAGCTGCGCCTTCGGACGAGCGCGCGCGGGCGCTGCAGGATAAATTCCGCCGCGCCGATCCGAAGAAGACGCATCCATGA
- a CDS encoding isopenicillin N synthase family dioxygenase — protein MSARIPTLDISRFDSDRDAFVAAIGAAYRQWGFAGIRNHGIVQADVDAAYAVFKAFFALPEALKRRYHMEGSGGARGYTAFGVETAKNSKHFDLKEFWHIGREIPDDSPHRAVMPPNLWPEEVPGFRERGYRLYQQLDQLGSRVLSALALHIGLPQDYFVDKTNNGNSILRPIHYPPIISDDIPNVRAGAHGDINFITLLVGASAAGLEVRSNDGEWVPFTADADTIVVNIGDMLQRLTNHVYPSTIHRVVNPPGEAARKPRYSVPFFLHPNPDFLIDVLPLCITAENPSRYPESITAHDFLEERLREIKLK, from the coding sequence ATGAGCGCCCGCATCCCGACCCTGGACATCAGCCGTTTCGACAGCGATCGCGACGCCTTCGTCGCCGCGATCGGGGCGGCCTATCGGCAGTGGGGCTTTGCCGGCATCCGCAATCACGGCATCGTGCAGGCCGACGTCGATGCGGCCTACGCGGTGTTCAAAGCGTTCTTCGCGCTGCCGGAAGCCCTCAAGCGCCGCTATCACATGGAAGGCAGTGGTGGTGCACGCGGCTATACCGCGTTCGGTGTGGAGACCGCCAAGAATTCCAAGCACTTCGACCTGAAAGAGTTCTGGCACATCGGCCGCGAAATTCCGGATGATTCGCCCCACCGCGCGGTGATGCCGCCGAATTTGTGGCCTGAGGAAGTGCCTGGTTTCCGAGAGCGCGGCTACCGTCTGTATCAGCAGCTCGATCAACTCGGCTCGCGCGTGTTGTCGGCGCTGGCGCTGCACATCGGCCTGCCGCAAGACTATTTTGTCGACAAGACCAACAACGGCAATTCGATCCTGCGGCCTATCCATTATCCGCCGATCATCAGCGACGACATTCCCAACGTGCGTGCCGGTGCGCATGGCGACATCAACTTCATCACCTTGTTGGTCGGTGCCAGCGCCGCCGGCCTGGAAGTGCGTTCCAACGATGGCGAGTGGGTGCCATTCACAGCGGATGCCGACACCATCGTGGTCAATATCGGCGACATGCTGCAACGCCTGACCAACCATGTGTACCCGTCCACCATCCATCGCGTGGTCAATCCGCCGGGCGAAGCAGCGCGCAAGCCGCGTTATTCGGTGCCGTTCTTCCTGCACCCCAACCCGGATTTTCTGATCGACGTGCTGCCCTTGTGCATCACCGCCGAAAACCCCAGTCGATACCCCGAGTCGATCACCGCGCATGACTTCCTGGAAGAGCGGTTGCGCGAGATTAAGCTGAAATAA
- the glmM gene encoding phosphoglucosamine mutase has translation MSGRKYFGTDGIRGRVGQGVISADFVLRLGNALGRVLTQGRRKRPLVLIGKDTRISGYMFEAALEAGLVAAGADVQLIGPMPTPAIAFLTNTLRAHAGVVISASHNPHYDNGIKFFSAEGEKLDDATEAAIEAALDEPFHTVESERLGKAIRTRDAIGRYIEFCKASVARGFTLHGLKMVLDCAHGATYHIAPMLFRELGAEVMVIGAAPDGLNINAGVGSTHIDNLAAQVRESGAHLGIAFDGDGDRVLMADDQGNPVDGDDLLYVLARSWQASGRLTGTVVGTLMTNYGLEQALAASNIPFQRAKVGDRYVHQALVEGGGTLGGETSGHLLCLDRATTGDGIVSALQVLQALGRDGQSLREALSGLSKVPQKTVNVRLDGGAAKAIVEAAGVQQALQQAQAAVQGRGRAFLRPSGTEAVVRVTVEADDTGLMQDTLDRLSGAVRDAT, from the coding sequence ATGAGCGGCCGTAAGTATTTCGGAACCGACGGCATCCGCGGTCGGGTGGGGCAGGGCGTGATCTCGGCCGATTTCGTGCTGCGTCTGGGCAATGCGCTCGGTCGTGTGCTCACTCAGGGGCGCCGCAAGCGGCCGCTGGTTTTGATCGGCAAGGACACACGCATTTCCGGCTACATGTTCGAAGCAGCCTTGGAAGCCGGCCTGGTCGCCGCAGGTGCCGACGTGCAACTGATCGGCCCGATGCCGACCCCTGCCATCGCGTTTCTGACCAATACGCTGCGCGCCCACGCTGGCGTGGTGATCAGCGCCTCGCACAATCCGCATTACGACAACGGCATCAAGTTCTTCTCGGCAGAAGGCGAGAAGCTCGACGACGCGACCGAAGCGGCCATCGAAGCCGCGTTGGATGAGCCGTTCCACACCGTGGAGTCCGAGCGTCTGGGCAAGGCGATCCGCACCCGTGATGCCATCGGCCGTTATATCGAATTCTGCAAGGCCAGCGTGGCACGTGGGTTCACCTTACATGGCTTGAAGATGGTGCTCGATTGCGCGCATGGCGCGACCTATCACATCGCACCGATGCTGTTCCGCGAGCTGGGTGCCGAGGTGATGGTCATCGGCGCTGCGCCGGACGGTCTCAATATCAATGCCGGTGTCGGCTCCACGCATATCGATAATCTTGCCGCCCAGGTCCGCGAGAGTGGCGCGCACCTGGGTATCGCCTTCGATGGCGACGGCGACCGCGTGCTGATGGCCGACGACCAGGGTAATCCGGTCGATGGCGACGACCTGCTATATGTGTTGGCTCGCTCATGGCAGGCTAGCGGTCGGCTCACCGGCACCGTGGTCGGCACGTTGATGACCAACTACGGCCTGGAACAGGCGCTGGCCGCATCGAATATTCCGTTTCAGCGCGCAAAGGTTGGCGACCGCTATGTGCACCAGGCCTTGGTCGAAGGCGGCGGCACGCTGGGCGGAGAAACCTCCGGCCATCTGCTGTGCCTGGATCGTGCCACCACCGGCGACGGCATCGTCAGCGCGTTGCAAGTGCTCCAAGCGCTGGGCCGCGATGGACAAAGCCTGCGCGAAGCGTTGAGCGGTCTGAGCAAGGTGCCGCAGAAAACCGTCAACGTGCGCCTCGACGGCGGCGCGGCAAAGGCCATTGTAGAAGCAGCAGGCGTGCAGCAAGCGCTGCAGCAGGCGCAAGCCGCTGTGCAGGGCCGTGGCCGCGCGTTTCTGCGTCCGTCCGGCACCGAGGCGGTGGTGCGCGTGACCGTGGAAGCCGACGACACCGGCCTGATGCAGGACACCCTCGACCGACTCTCCGGAGCTGTGCGTGACGCGACGTGA
- the accD gene encoding acetyl-CoA carboxylase, carboxyltransferase subunit beta produces MSWLSKLMPSGIRTENTPAKKRSVPEGLWEKCSNCGSALYGPELEENLEVCPKCDHHMAIRARARLAALFDVDAPTTEIAAQLGPVDVLKFKDQKRYGERIKASQKASGEYDALIAMRGTLKGNPLVAAAFDFAFMGGSMGSVVGERFARAAEVALEVGCPFVCFSASGGARMQEGLFSLMQMAKTSAALGRLREAGLPYISVLTHPTTGGVSASFAMLGDINIAEPHALIGFAGPRVIEQTVRETLPEGFQRSEFLLDHGAIDQICDRRDMRDRIADLTAMMMRQPHPQEDAA; encoded by the coding sequence ATGAGCTGGCTCAGCAAATTGATGCCCTCCGGCATCCGCACCGAGAACACCCCGGCCAAGAAGCGCAGCGTCCCCGAGGGGCTGTGGGAAAAGTGCAGCAATTGCGGCAGCGCGCTGTACGGCCCCGAGCTCGAGGAAAACCTGGAGGTGTGTCCGAAATGCGACCACCACATGGCGATCCGCGCCCGCGCGCGCCTGGCCGCGTTGTTCGATGTGGATGCCCCGACCACCGAGATCGCCGCCCAGCTGGGCCCGGTCGACGTGCTCAAGTTCAAGGACCAGAAGCGCTACGGCGAGCGTATCAAGGCCAGCCAGAAGGCCAGCGGCGAGTACGACGCATTGATCGCCATGCGCGGCACGCTCAAGGGCAACCCGCTGGTCGCCGCCGCCTTCGATTTCGCCTTCATGGGCGGCTCGATGGGCTCGGTGGTCGGCGAGCGCTTTGCGCGTGCAGCCGAAGTGGCGCTAGAGGTCGGCTGCCCGTTCGTGTGCTTCTCCGCCAGTGGCGGTGCACGCATGCAGGAAGGCCTGTTCTCGCTGATGCAGATGGCCAAGACCTCCGCCGCGCTCGGCCGCCTGCGCGAAGCGGGCCTGCCGTACATCTCGGTGCTGACCCATCCCACCACCGGTGGCGTATCAGCCTCGTTCGCGATGCTGGGCGATATCAACATCGCCGAGCCGCATGCGCTAATCGGCTTCGCCGGCCCGCGCGTGATCGAACAGACCGTGCGCGAAACGCTGCCGGAAGGCTTTCAGCGCTCGGAGTTCCTGCTCGATCACGGCGCCATCGATCAGATCTGCGACCGCCGCGACATGCGCGACCGCATCGCCGATCTGACCGCGATGATGATGCGTCAGCCGCATCCGCAGGAGGATGCGGCGTGA